The following proteins come from a genomic window of Maylandia zebra isolate NMK-2024a linkage group LG22, Mzebra_GT3a, whole genome shotgun sequence:
- the LOC101475823 gene encoding catenin beta-1 isoform X1: MATQSDLMELDMAIGDSKVVVSQWQQQSYLDSGIQSGVTTTAPSLSGKGNPDAEEDDPTLYDWEFNQPFTPEATDIEGYAMTRAQRVRAAMFPETLEEGIQIPPTQLDAAHPTAVQRLAEPSQMLKHAVVNLINYQDDAELATRAIPELTKLLNDEDQVVVNKAAVMVHQLSKKEASRHALMRSPQMVSAVVRAMQNSGDVETARCSAGTLHNLSHHREGLLAIFKSGGIPALVKMLSSPVDSVLFYAITTLHNLLLHQEGAKMAVRLAGGLQKMVALLSNTNVKFLAITTDCLQILAYGNQESKLIILASGGPQALVNIMRTFTYEKLLWTTSRVLKVLSVCSSNKPAIVEAGGMQALGLHLTDPSQRLVQNCLWTLRNLSDAATKQEGMEGLLGTLVQLLGSDDINVVTCAAGILSNLTCNNYSNKLMVCQVGGIEALVRTVLRAGDREDITEPAVCALRHLTSRHQDAEMAQNAVRLHYGLPVVVKLLHPPSHWPLIKATVGLIRNLALCPANHSALREQGAIPRLVQLLVRAHQDTQRRTSMGGNQQQFVEGVRMEEIVEGCTGALHILARDVHNRIVIRGLNTIPLFVQLLYSPVENIQRVAAGVLCELAQDKEAAEAIEAEGATAPLTELLHSRNEGVATYAAAVLFRMSEDKPQDYKKRLSVELTSSLFRTEPMAWNDTGDLGLDIGAQGDPLAYRQDDAAYRAYPPAYGQDTLLDPMMEGADYHADTLPDLGHHTDPLPDLGHTQDLMDSNQLAWFDTDL; the protein is encoded by the exons ATGGCTACCCAGT CTGATTTGATGGAGTTGGACATGGCAATAGGTGACAGCAAGGTTGTTGTAAGTCAGTGGCAGCAGCAGTCCTATCTGGACTCAGGCATTCAGTCTGGCGTCACAACCACAGCACCATCCCTGAGCGGTAAAGGGAACCCAGATGCTGAAGAGGATGATCCAACTCTTTATGACTGGGAGTTCAACCAGCCTTTCACTCCAGAGGCTACAG acattgagggctatgcCATGACCCGGGCCCAGCGTGTACGCGCTGCCATGTTCCCTGAGACTTTGGAGGAGGGCATCCAGATCCCACCTACTCAGCTGGATGCAGCCCATCCAACTGCTGTGCAGCGTCTTGCAGAGCCATCGCAAATGCTAAAGCATGCTGTAGTTAACCTCATTAACTATCAAGATGATGCTGAGCTGGCCACTCGTGCGATCCCTGAGCTCACTAAACTGCTTAATGATGAGGACCAG GTTGTTGTGAATAAAGCAGCTGTAATGGTGCATCAGTTGTCAAAGAAAGAGGCATCTCGCCATGCCCTTATGCGTTCACCACAAATGGTTTCAGCAGTTGTTCGCGCCATGCAAAATAGTGGTGATGTGGAGACTGCTCGTTGTTCTGCTGGCACCTTACACAACCTTTCCCACCATCGAGAGGGTCTCCTTGCTATCTTCAAATCTGGAGGCATCCCTGCCCTGGTCAAGATGCTGAG TTCACCGGTGGACAGCGTTTTGTTCTATGCTATCACCACACTCCACAACCTGTTGTTGCATCAGGAAGGGGCAAAAATGGCAGTGCGCCTAGCTGGAGGATTGCAGAAGATGGTGGCACTGTTGTCCAACACTAATGTCAAGTTTCTGGCCATCACTACTGACTGCCTGCAGATCTTGGCATATGGCAATCAGGAAAGCAAG CTGATCATTCTGGCCAGCGGTGGACCCCAGGCTCTGGTCAACATCATGAGGACTTTCACATATGAGAAACTGCTGTGGACCACAAGCAGGGTGCTCAAGGTTCTCTCAGTCTGCTCAAGCAACAAGCCTGCCATTGTAGAGGCtg GAGGCATGCAGGCTTTGGGACTTCATCTGACAGACCCCAGCCAGCGTCTGGTCCAGAACTGCCTCTGGACTCTGAGGAATCTTTCAGATGCTGCCACTAAACAG GAGGGGATGGAAGGTCTCTTGGGCACTCTAGTCCAGCTGCTGGGCAGTGATGACATCAATGTCGTAACATGTGCCGCAGGCATCCTCTCCAACCTAACCTGCAACAATTATAGTAACAAACTCATGGTCTGTCAG GTTGGTGGCATTGAGGCTTTAGTGCGAACAGTACTTCGAGCTGGTGACAGAGAGGACATCACAGAGCCTGCGGTCTGTGCACTTCGTCACCTGACTTCCCGCCATCAGGATGCTGAGATGGCCCAGAATGCTGTTCGCCTTCACTATGGCCTGCCTGTGGTGGTCAAATTGCTGCACCCTCCATCCCACTGGCCTTTAATCAAG GCCACAGTTGGTCTGATTCGCAACCTGGCTCTCTGCCCAGCCAACCACAGTGCTTTGCGGGAGCAAGGCGCTATCCCTCGACTGGTACAGCTGCTTGTCAGAGCTCATCAGGACACCCAGAGGCGCACTAGCATGGGAGGCAACCAGCAGCAGTTTGTG GAGGGTGTGCGCATGGAGGAAATAGTGGAAGGTTGCACAGGAGCTCTGCACATCTTGGCCCGAGATGTGCACAACAGAATCGTCATCAGAGGGCTCAACACCATTCCACTTTTTGTCCAG ttgCTTTATTCTCCAGTGGAGAATATCCAGCGTGTGGCAGCAGGTGTGCTGTGTGAACTGGCCCAGGATAAAGAAGCTGCTGAGGCAATCGAAGCTGAAGGAGCCACTGCACCTCTCACTGAGCTGCTGCACTCCCGTAATGAGGGAGTTG CAACCTATGCTGCAGCTGTCCTGTTCCGCATGTCTGAGGATAAGCCCCAGGACTACAAGAAACGCCTTTCTGTGGAACTGACCAGCTCTTTGTTCAGAACTGAGCCTATGGCCTGGAATGAT ACCGGAGACCTGGGATTGGATATAGGTGCACAGGGAGACCCTCTTGCTTATAGGCAGGATG ATGCAGCCTACCGGGCCTACCCACCAGCTTACGGTCAGGATACCCTGTTAGACCCTATGATGGAAGGTGCTGACTACCATGCTGACACTCTGCCCGACCTGGGTCACCACACTGATCCATTGCCAGACCTCGGCCACACCCAGGACCTAATGGACAGCAACCAGCTGGCCTGGTTTGACACAGACCTGTAG
- the dync1li1 gene encoding cytoplasmic dynein 1 light intermediate chain 1, protein MATSGRSALLSSNSTGPRSTLENSNPEEDDGQNLWSTILSEVSTHSRSKLPSGKNVLVMGEVGSGKTTLVAKLQGVEEYMKGRGLEYLYFSVHDDDIDDHTRCNAWVLDGDLYHKGLQGVAVPVDSIDNTLLLITVDMSRPWNALDSLQKWAAVAREHIDKLRVPPEKLRELEHRLVKQFQEYTEPGTGEDGAPQRRSEEEESVLLPLGDNTLTHNLGIPVVVVCTKCDAISTLEKEHDYRDEHLDFIQFHIRRFCLQYGASLLYTSVKEMKNLDILYKYLVHRLYGFPFHCPAQVVERDAVFIPSGWDNEKKIAILHENFQTIKAEDSFEDVIVKPPVRKIVHEKEIQAEDDQVFLVKLQSLLAKQPAVTAGRPVDTTSRAPTGSPRTSNRSAAANVANAMPQSGQTSEGVLANFFNSLLTKKAGTAGPGTPGGGNNTPGTVRKSGSKLGLSDVQAELDRIASRETDSDLSNANDTPATDGQDT, encoded by the exons ATGGCGACTTCAGGGAGGAGTGCACTATTATCCTCCAATTCAACTGGACCTAGGAGCACACTGGAGAACTCCAATCCAGAAGAGGATGATGGGCAGAACTTATG GTCCACAATCCTGAGCGAAGTGTCAACCCATTCAAGATCAAAGCTACCGTCTGGGAAAAATGTCCTGGTCATGG GTGAGGTGGGCTCGGGAAAGACCACTTTGGTTGCAAAGCTACAAGGGGTTGAAGAGTACATGAAAGGCCGTGGCCTGGAATATCTCTACTTCAGTGTTCACGACGATGACATTGATG aCCACACTAGATGTAATGCTTGGGTGTTAGACGGAGACCTTTACCATAAGGGTCTACAGGGAGTAGCTGTACCGGTGGACTCTATCGACAACACGTTGCTCCTGATAACGGTTGACATGTCGCGGCCTTGGAACGCCCTGGACTCTCTCCAGAAGTGGGCCGCCGTTGCTAGGGAACACATTGACAAACTCCGAGTCCCCCCAGAAAAGCTGCGGGAGCTGGAGCACAGAC TGGTAAAGCAGTTCCAGGAGTACACAGAGCCGGGTACCGGGGAGGATGGAGCACCGCAGAGGAGgagtgaagaagaagagagcGTGCTGCTGCCCTTAGGAGAcaacacacttacacacaacCTGGGAATACCAGTAGTGGTGGTCTGCACAAAG TGCGATGCTATCAGCACACTGGAAAAAGAGCACGACTACAGAGACGAACACCTGGATTTCATCCAGTTCCACATCAGACGTTTCTGTCTGCAGT ACGGCGCCTCTCTGCTTTACACATCAGTGAAGGAAATGAAGAACCTGGACATCCTGTATAAATACCTGGTCCACAGACTCTATGGCTTTCCATTCCACTGCCCTGCGCAAGTGGTGGAAAGAGATGCAGTCTTTAT TCCATCAGGTTGGGACAACGAGAAAAAGATCGCCATACTTCATGAGAACTTCCAGACAATAAAAGCAGAGGACAGCTTCGAGGATGTAATAGTTAAGCCACCAGTCAGAAAG ATTGTACACGAAAAGGAGATTCAGGCAGAAGACGACCAAGTGTTTCTGGTAAAGCTGCAG TCGCTGCTCGCCAAACAGCCCGCTGTGACAGCAGGACGACCAGTG GACACCACAAGCAGGGCACCCACGGGCTCTCCGAGGACGAGTAATCGCTCTGCAGCGGCCAACGTAGCAAATGCTATGCCACAGTCCG GTCAGACTAGTGAGGGTGTGCTAGCCAATTTCTTCAACAGTCTACTGACAAAGAAAGCGGGGACGGCAGGGCCCGGCACACCAGGTGGTGGCAACAATACACCGGGAACTGTACGGAAGTCAG GTTCAAAGCTGGGCCTCAGCGACGTCCAGGCAGAGCTGGACCGCATAGCCAGCCGAGAGACTGACTCTGACTTGTCCAATGCCAACGACACCCCTGCCACCGATGGGCAGGACACATGA
- the si:rp71-45k5.2 gene encoding uncharacterized protein si:rp71-45k5.2, translating to MTTLKGTRLDSPKKMQDKDEKSGDDKSLTDLSNPLSAFCSKNTTYLAKLAILLQYSPHKMLTFTQMKNKISVIDKDERNAYNNISWYLTGYKCFIKILVPGTMNRELVYWMLDCREITTEMVHEHFLEILHLFPVLVSRLETKNLSCPPRPLHSLEPAPRSTAQIKPEVKFNGPFSIDSILKRDFTSAQAYTPTLSLPVRVEHFTQPTQRLTGTKRCFGWDTDQHLILQASAGCSPVCTGGGSTHHWATADGTTTPVKRIPVYSVPSLQVHPGAVPLFTSPQSSGLTYALPALTPGVPRF from the exons ATGACGACACTGAAAGGGACTCGACTTGACTCTCCAAAGAAGATGCAGGACAAAGATGAGAAGTCTGGAGATGACAAATCTCTGACTGATCTATCTAACCCTCTGAGTGCGTTCTGTAGCAAAAATACCACTTACCTGGCTAAGCTTGCCATCCTTCTCCAGTATTCTCCACATAAGATGCTGACTTTTACTCAG ATGAAAAACAAGATTTCAGTGATTGATAAGGATGAAAGGAATGCTTACAACAACATCAGTTGGTATTTAACAGGTTACAAATGTTTCATCAAG ATTCTAGTTCCGGGCACAATGAATCGTGAGCTTGTGTACTGGATGCTGGACTGCAGGGAGATAACAACAGAGATGGTGCATGAACACTTCTTGGAAATTCTCCATCTCTTCCCTGTTCTGGTCTCCAGACTGGAGACCAAGAACCTGAGCTGTCCGCCTAGGCCTCTCCACTCTCTAGAGCCCGCACCACGCAGTACTGCTCAGATCAAACCTGAGGTGAAGTTTAATGGCCCTTTCTCTATTGACTCAATCCTGAAGAGAGACTTCACCTCTGCTCAAGCCTACACTCCCACACTCAGTCTGCCAGTCCGGGTGGAGCACTTTACTCAGCCTACACAGCGACTAACTGGGACAAAAAGGTGCTTCGGCTGGGACACAGATCAGCATCTCATCCTACAAGCTTCAGCTGGATGTTCTCCTGTCTGCACAGGAGGGGGCAGCACACACCACTGGGCCACTGCTGATGGAACTACTACACCCGTCAAACGGATACCTGTGTATTCTGTTCCCTCGCTCCAGGTTCACCCGGGAGCTGTCCCTTTGTTTACCAGCCCGCAGAGCAGTGGCCTCACTTACGCCCTTCCAGCACTTACCCCCGGTGTTCCCCGTTTTtga
- the LOC101475823 gene encoding catenin beta-1 isoform X2, translated as MELDMAIGDSKVVVSQWQQQSYLDSGIQSGVTTTAPSLSGKGNPDAEEDDPTLYDWEFNQPFTPEATDIEGYAMTRAQRVRAAMFPETLEEGIQIPPTQLDAAHPTAVQRLAEPSQMLKHAVVNLINYQDDAELATRAIPELTKLLNDEDQVVVNKAAVMVHQLSKKEASRHALMRSPQMVSAVVRAMQNSGDVETARCSAGTLHNLSHHREGLLAIFKSGGIPALVKMLSSPVDSVLFYAITTLHNLLLHQEGAKMAVRLAGGLQKMVALLSNTNVKFLAITTDCLQILAYGNQESKLIILASGGPQALVNIMRTFTYEKLLWTTSRVLKVLSVCSSNKPAIVEAGGMQALGLHLTDPSQRLVQNCLWTLRNLSDAATKQEGMEGLLGTLVQLLGSDDINVVTCAAGILSNLTCNNYSNKLMVCQVGGIEALVRTVLRAGDREDITEPAVCALRHLTSRHQDAEMAQNAVRLHYGLPVVVKLLHPPSHWPLIKATVGLIRNLALCPANHSALREQGAIPRLVQLLVRAHQDTQRRTSMGGNQQQFVEGVRMEEIVEGCTGALHILARDVHNRIVIRGLNTIPLFVQLLYSPVENIQRVAAGVLCELAQDKEAAEAIEAEGATAPLTELLHSRNEGVATYAAAVLFRMSEDKPQDYKKRLSVELTSSLFRTEPMAWNDTGDLGLDIGAQGDPLAYRQDDAAYRAYPPAYGQDTLLDPMMEGADYHADTLPDLGHHTDPLPDLGHTQDLMDSNQLAWFDTDL; from the exons ATGGAGTTGGACATGGCAATAGGTGACAGCAAGGTTGTTGTAAGTCAGTGGCAGCAGCAGTCCTATCTGGACTCAGGCATTCAGTCTGGCGTCACAACCACAGCACCATCCCTGAGCGGTAAAGGGAACCCAGATGCTGAAGAGGATGATCCAACTCTTTATGACTGGGAGTTCAACCAGCCTTTCACTCCAGAGGCTACAG acattgagggctatgcCATGACCCGGGCCCAGCGTGTACGCGCTGCCATGTTCCCTGAGACTTTGGAGGAGGGCATCCAGATCCCACCTACTCAGCTGGATGCAGCCCATCCAACTGCTGTGCAGCGTCTTGCAGAGCCATCGCAAATGCTAAAGCATGCTGTAGTTAACCTCATTAACTATCAAGATGATGCTGAGCTGGCCACTCGTGCGATCCCTGAGCTCACTAAACTGCTTAATGATGAGGACCAG GTTGTTGTGAATAAAGCAGCTGTAATGGTGCATCAGTTGTCAAAGAAAGAGGCATCTCGCCATGCCCTTATGCGTTCACCACAAATGGTTTCAGCAGTTGTTCGCGCCATGCAAAATAGTGGTGATGTGGAGACTGCTCGTTGTTCTGCTGGCACCTTACACAACCTTTCCCACCATCGAGAGGGTCTCCTTGCTATCTTCAAATCTGGAGGCATCCCTGCCCTGGTCAAGATGCTGAG TTCACCGGTGGACAGCGTTTTGTTCTATGCTATCACCACACTCCACAACCTGTTGTTGCATCAGGAAGGGGCAAAAATGGCAGTGCGCCTAGCTGGAGGATTGCAGAAGATGGTGGCACTGTTGTCCAACACTAATGTCAAGTTTCTGGCCATCACTACTGACTGCCTGCAGATCTTGGCATATGGCAATCAGGAAAGCAAG CTGATCATTCTGGCCAGCGGTGGACCCCAGGCTCTGGTCAACATCATGAGGACTTTCACATATGAGAAACTGCTGTGGACCACAAGCAGGGTGCTCAAGGTTCTCTCAGTCTGCTCAAGCAACAAGCCTGCCATTGTAGAGGCtg GAGGCATGCAGGCTTTGGGACTTCATCTGACAGACCCCAGCCAGCGTCTGGTCCAGAACTGCCTCTGGACTCTGAGGAATCTTTCAGATGCTGCCACTAAACAG GAGGGGATGGAAGGTCTCTTGGGCACTCTAGTCCAGCTGCTGGGCAGTGATGACATCAATGTCGTAACATGTGCCGCAGGCATCCTCTCCAACCTAACCTGCAACAATTATAGTAACAAACTCATGGTCTGTCAG GTTGGTGGCATTGAGGCTTTAGTGCGAACAGTACTTCGAGCTGGTGACAGAGAGGACATCACAGAGCCTGCGGTCTGTGCACTTCGTCACCTGACTTCCCGCCATCAGGATGCTGAGATGGCCCAGAATGCTGTTCGCCTTCACTATGGCCTGCCTGTGGTGGTCAAATTGCTGCACCCTCCATCCCACTGGCCTTTAATCAAG GCCACAGTTGGTCTGATTCGCAACCTGGCTCTCTGCCCAGCCAACCACAGTGCTTTGCGGGAGCAAGGCGCTATCCCTCGACTGGTACAGCTGCTTGTCAGAGCTCATCAGGACACCCAGAGGCGCACTAGCATGGGAGGCAACCAGCAGCAGTTTGTG GAGGGTGTGCGCATGGAGGAAATAGTGGAAGGTTGCACAGGAGCTCTGCACATCTTGGCCCGAGATGTGCACAACAGAATCGTCATCAGAGGGCTCAACACCATTCCACTTTTTGTCCAG ttgCTTTATTCTCCAGTGGAGAATATCCAGCGTGTGGCAGCAGGTGTGCTGTGTGAACTGGCCCAGGATAAAGAAGCTGCTGAGGCAATCGAAGCTGAAGGAGCCACTGCACCTCTCACTGAGCTGCTGCACTCCCGTAATGAGGGAGTTG CAACCTATGCTGCAGCTGTCCTGTTCCGCATGTCTGAGGATAAGCCCCAGGACTACAAGAAACGCCTTTCTGTGGAACTGACCAGCTCTTTGTTCAGAACTGAGCCTATGGCCTGGAATGAT ACCGGAGACCTGGGATTGGATATAGGTGCACAGGGAGACCCTCTTGCTTATAGGCAGGATG ATGCAGCCTACCGGGCCTACCCACCAGCTTACGGTCAGGATACCCTGTTAGACCCTATGATGGAAGGTGCTGACTACCATGCTGACACTCTGCCCGACCTGGGTCACCACACTGATCCATTGCCAGACCTCGGCCACACCCAGGACCTAATGGACAGCAACCAGCTGGCCTGGTTTGACACAGACCTGTAG